In Prosthecomicrobium sp. N25, one DNA window encodes the following:
- the glmM gene encoding phosphoglucosamine mutase, producing MTRKYFGTDGIRGTANRWPITPEIAMKTAMSVGLAFRHGRHRHRAVIGKDTRLSGYMIEYAMVAGFTAVGVDVFMTGPIPTPAVAMLTRSLRCDFGVMISASHNGYADNGIKLFGRDGYKLSDEIEAEIEHLIEQDLSSKLAGSADLGRTKRIDGVQDRYIEFAKRTLPRNLSLDELRVVIDCGNGAAYKVAPEALWELGADVVRVGVEPDGFNINRDCGSTAPEACARKVHETRADIGICLDGDADRVIIIDEKGQVVDGDQLMAVVAESFHEDGRLAQPGIVATVMSNLGLERHLQGRGLTLERTKVGDRYVVECMRERGFNVGGEQSGHIVLSDYTTTGDGLVAALQVLSVVKRLGRPVSEVCHRFDPVPQILKNIRIRGGRPLDDDSVKATIEDATRRLGNYGRLVIRPSGTEPLIRVMGEGDDETLVRRVVDDIADSIGRAAA from the coding sequence ATGACCAGAAAGTATTTCGGCACGGACGGCATCCGCGGCACGGCCAACCGTTGGCCCATCACGCCCGAGATCGCCATGAAGACCGCCATGAGCGTCGGCCTCGCCTTCCGGCACGGGCGGCACCGGCACCGCGCGGTGATCGGCAAGGATACCCGCCTCTCCGGCTACATGATCGAATACGCCATGGTGGCCGGCTTCACGGCCGTCGGTGTCGACGTTTTCATGACCGGCCCGATTCCGACCCCGGCCGTCGCGATGCTGACACGCTCCCTCCGCTGCGACTTCGGCGTCATGATCTCGGCCTCGCACAACGGCTACGCCGACAACGGCATCAAGCTCTTCGGCCGCGACGGCTACAAGCTCTCCGACGAGATCGAGGCCGAGATCGAGCACCTCATCGAGCAGGACCTGAGCTCCAAGCTCGCCGGCTCGGCCGACCTCGGCCGCACCAAGCGAATCGACGGCGTCCAGGACCGCTACATCGAGTTCGCCAAGCGCACGCTGCCGCGCAATCTCTCCCTGGACGAGCTCCGCGTGGTCATCGACTGCGGCAACGGCGCCGCCTACAAGGTGGCGCCCGAGGCACTCTGGGAACTCGGGGCGGACGTCGTGCGCGTCGGCGTCGAGCCGGACGGCTTCAACATCAACCGGGATTGCGGCTCGACCGCCCCGGAGGCCTGCGCCCGCAAGGTCCACGAGACCCGCGCCGACATCGGCATCTGCCTGGACGGCGACGCCGACCGGGTCATCATCATCGACGAGAAGGGCCAGGTGGTCGACGGCGACCAGCTGATGGCTGTGGTGGCCGAATCCTTCCACGAAGACGGTCGCCTCGCCCAGCCCGGCATCGTCGCCACCGTCATGTCGAACCTGGGCCTCGAGCGCCACCTGCAGGGCAGGGGCCTCACCCTCGAGCGCACCAAGGTGGGCGACCGCTACGTGGTCGAGTGCATGCGCGAGCGCGGCTTCAATGTCGGCGGCGAGCAGTCCGGCCACATCGTGCTGTCCGACTACACCACCACGGGCGACGGCCTGGTGGCCGCCCTGCAGGTGCTCTCCGTCGTGAAGCGCCTCGGCCGGCCCGTCTCGGAGGTCTGCCACCGCTTCGACCCGGTCCCGCAGATCCTCAAGAACATCCGCATCCGCGGCGGCCGTCCCCTCGACGACGACAGCGTCAAGGCGACCATCGAGGACGCGACGCGGCGCCTCGGCAACTATGGCCGCCTGGTGATCCGCCCGTCCGGCACCGAGCCGCTGATCCGCGTGATGGGCGAGGGGGACGACGAGACGCTCGTCCGCCGCGTGGTCGACGACATCGCCGACAGCATCGGCCGCGCCGCCGCCTGA
- the serA gene encoding phosphoglycerate dehydrogenase translates to MAPRVLISDSLSPTAVQIFRDHGVEVDYQPDLGKDKDRLAEIIGDYDGLAIRSATKVTGKLLEKATRLKVVGRAGIGVDNVDIPAATARGVIVMNTPFGNSITTAEHAIALMFATARDIPAADASTQGGKWEKNRFMGVEITGKVLGIVGCGNIGSIVADRGIGLRMRVIAYDPFLTPERAIEIGAEKVDLDELLRRADFITLHTPLTEKTRNILSAEAIAKTKKGVRIINCARGGLLDEVALRAALDAGHVAGAGIDVFAEEPATANPLFGHPNVVCTPHLGASTTEAQENVALQVAEQMSDYLTKGAVQNALNMPSITAEEAPKLTPFVKLAELLGSFAGQLTETGLVGVRLEYEGEVALMNTRALTAAALSGLMKPQMDSVNMVSAPAVAKDRGIAVEEVRRDDQKTYDSLLRLTVTTERQSRAVAGTVFSDGKPRIVEIKGIQMEAEFQPSMLYVTNKDKPGFIGNLGTLLGNNDINIATFAVGRTGRGEDAIALIGIDGRASDDVIAAVRRLPNVLQAKPLSF, encoded by the coding sequence ATGGCTCCCCGCGTTCTGATCTCGGATTCCCTTTCGCCCACCGCCGTGCAGATCTTCCGCGACCACGGCGTCGAGGTCGACTACCAGCCGGATCTCGGCAAGGACAAGGACCGCCTCGCCGAGATCATCGGCGACTATGACGGCCTCGCCATCCGCTCCGCCACCAAGGTGACGGGGAAGCTCCTCGAGAAGGCGACCCGCCTCAAGGTCGTCGGCCGGGCCGGCATCGGCGTCGACAATGTCGACATCCCGGCCGCCACCGCCCGCGGCGTGATCGTCATGAACACGCCCTTCGGCAACTCGATCACCACCGCCGAGCACGCCATCGCGCTGATGTTCGCCACCGCCCGCGACATCCCGGCCGCCGACGCCTCCACGCAAGGAGGCAAGTGGGAGAAGAACCGCTTCATGGGCGTCGAGATCACCGGCAAGGTGCTCGGCATCGTCGGCTGCGGCAACATCGGCTCGATCGTCGCCGACCGCGGCATCGGCCTGCGCATGCGCGTGATCGCCTACGACCCCTTCCTGACCCCGGAGCGCGCCATCGAGATCGGCGCCGAGAAGGTCGACCTCGACGAGCTCCTTCGCCGCGCCGACTTCATCACCCTGCACACGCCGCTCACCGAGAAGACCCGCAACATCCTGTCCGCCGAGGCGATCGCGAAGACCAAGAAGGGCGTCCGCATCATCAATTGCGCGCGCGGCGGCCTCCTCGACGAAGTGGCGCTCAGGGCCGCGCTCGATGCCGGCCACGTCGCCGGCGCCGGCATCGACGTCTTCGCCGAGGAGCCCGCCACCGCCAACCCGCTTTTCGGCCATCCCAACGTGGTCTGCACGCCCCATCTCGGCGCCTCCACCACCGAGGCCCAGGAGAACGTCGCCCTGCAGGTCGCCGAGCAGATGTCGGACTACCTGACCAAGGGCGCCGTCCAGAACGCGCTCAACATGCCCTCGATCACCGCCGAGGAGGCGCCGAAGCTGACGCCCTTCGTCAAGCTCGCCGAACTGCTCGGCTCCTTCGCGGGCCAGCTGACCGAGACCGGCCTCGTCGGCGTGCGCCTCGAATACGAGGGCGAGGTCGCACTCATGAACACGCGCGCGCTCACCGCCGCGGCCCTCTCCGGCCTCATGAAGCCGCAGATGGACAGCGTGAACATGGTCTCCGCCCCGGCGGTCGCCAAGGACCGCGGCATCGCGGTCGAGGAGGTCCGCCGCGACGACCAGAAGACCTACGACAGCCTCCTGCGCCTGACGGTCACCACCGAGCGCCAGTCCCGTGCCGTCGCCGGCACCGTCTTCTCGGACGGCAAACCGCGGATCGTCGAGATCAAGGGCATCCAGATGGAGGCGGAATTCCAGCCCTCGATGCTCTACGTCACCAACAAGGACAAGCCGGGCTTCATCGGCAACCTCGGCACGCTGCTCGGCAACAACGACATCAACATCGCCACCTTCGCGGTCGGCCGCACCGGGCGGGGCGAGGACGCCATCGCGCTGATCGGCATCGACGGTCGGGCGAGCGACGACGTGATCGCCGCGGTGCGCAGGCTGCCGAACGTGCTGCAGGCGAAGCCGCTCAGCTTCTGA
- a CDS encoding outer membrane protein: MRKISTIWVAAVLLAPASAAGAADFGMPYTPPPIVEPLMAGNWYLRGDVGAGWSGGWMREKEFAGSTGRWHERNVGDSTSIGGGVGYQFSNFLRGDITAEWRTGISLRGSGQESYMVGAFRYTGTAQVQGTVRVATVLANGYVDLGSYWGVTPYVGAGIGAAYRQISGTQSSVNPIPDGFGGVLRYDSVQSSYKKTSGVDLAWALYAGASFDVNEHLKIDAGYRYLNVGSPTTGALIVHPGGARVKTPLSVDDLSAHDFRIGARWLLPAPAPMAPVIAKN, from the coding sequence ATGCGTAAGATCTCGACCATCTGGGTGGCCGCCGTGCTCCTTGCCCCGGCCTCGGCCGCCGGCGCCGCCGACTTCGGCATGCCCTATACGCCGCCTCCGATCGTCGAGCCCCTCATGGCCGGCAACTGGTACCTGCGCGGCGACGTCGGCGCCGGCTGGAGCGGAGGCTGGATGCGCGAGAAGGAGTTCGCCGGCTCCACCGGCCGCTGGCACGAGCGCAACGTCGGTGATTCGACCAGCATTGGCGGCGGCGTCGGCTACCAGTTCTCCAACTTCCTGCGCGGCGACATCACGGCCGAGTGGCGGACCGGCATCTCGCTGCGCGGCAGCGGCCAGGAAAGCTACATGGTGGGGGCGTTCCGCTACACCGGCACCGCCCAGGTGCAGGGCACCGTGCGCGTCGCCACCGTGCTGGCCAACGGCTATGTCGACCTCGGGTCCTACTGGGGCGTGACGCCCTATGTCGGCGCCGGCATCGGCGCGGCCTACCGGCAGATTTCCGGCACGCAGTCTTCGGTCAACCCGATCCCTGACGGCTTCGGCGGCGTCCTGCGCTACGACAGCGTCCAGTCCTCCTACAAGAAGACCTCGGGGGTCGACCTCGCCTGGGCCCTCTATGCGGGCGCCAGCTTCGACGTCAACGAGCACCTGAAGATCGACGCCGGCTACCGCTACCTGAACGTCGGCAGCCCGACCACCGGCGCCCTCATCGTCCATCCGGGCGGCGCGCGCGTGAAGACCCCGCTGTCCGTGGACGACCTGAGCGCCCACGACTTCCGCATCGGCGCCCGCTGGCTCCTGCCGGCGCCCGCCCCGATGGCGCCGGTCATCGCCAAGAACTGA
- the tilS gene encoding tRNA lysidine(34) synthetase TilS, with translation MPSAEPLGDAEVDRLLAPFRTARALALAVSGGPDSTALMVLAAGWRDRTPAAPPLRVLTVDHALRPASAAEAAAVATRAAALRLPHETLTWAGPKPAAGLQAAARQARYRLLAEAARRAGCDRLLTAHTLDDQAETVLMALARGSGVYGLAAMPPSRPLGGLALDRPFLDVPKARLVATLEARGETWAEDPSNRDPRFRRAETRRILAALAPLGLDVRALSETAARMARAAAAIDATVDALLAGAASLRPGGYVRLDHEAWMAAPAEVRLRALARLIRTVAPGPYPPRLARLEELEQALRAAGDLPGRTLGGARVVGEGGAVWLFREFGRGGAPALDLAPGASALWDGRFDLVLSSEAPEPVHVAPAPPALVRRLRPAIRGPERLALATLPAFFRNGAVAAVPALGHWTNALSPAHLSVRPAAVAGGPAFPAGGHFEAGPEHGSGG, from the coding sequence GTGCCAAGTGCTGAGCCGCTCGGCGATGCCGAAGTCGATCGCCTCCTCGCTCCCTTCCGCACCGCGCGCGCTCTCGCGCTCGCCGTCTCAGGCGGCCCCGATTCCACGGCCCTGATGGTCCTCGCCGCAGGCTGGCGCGACCGGACCCCCGCCGCCCCGCCGCTCCGCGTCCTCACCGTCGACCACGCGCTCCGCCCCGCCTCCGCCGCCGAGGCCGCCGCCGTCGCGACCCGTGCCGCCGCCCTCCGCCTGCCGCACGAGACCCTCACATGGGCCGGCCCCAAGCCCGCCGCCGGCCTCCAGGCCGCCGCCCGCCAGGCCCGCTACCGCCTCCTCGCCGAGGCCGCCCGGCGGGCCGGCTGCGACCGGCTTCTCACCGCCCACACCCTGGACGACCAGGCCGAGACCGTCCTGATGGCGCTCGCCCGCGGCAGCGGTGTCTACGGCCTCGCCGCCATGCCGCCGAGCCGGCCCCTCGGCGGGCTGGCGCTCGATCGCCCGTTCCTGGACGTGCCCAAGGCGCGCCTCGTCGCCACCCTGGAGGCGCGGGGCGAGACCTGGGCCGAAGACCCGTCGAACCGGGACCCGCGCTTCCGCCGGGCTGAGACCCGCCGCATCCTCGCCGCCCTCGCGCCCCTCGGCCTCGACGTCCGCGCGCTGTCGGAGACCGCCGCCCGCATGGCCCGCGCGGCTGCGGCGATCGACGCGACCGTCGACGCCCTCCTGGCCGGGGCGGCCTCCCTCCGGCCGGGCGGCTATGTCCGGCTCGACCACGAGGCCTGGATGGCCGCTCCCGCCGAGGTCCGCCTGCGCGCGCTGGCGCGCCTCATCCGCACCGTCGCCCCGGGGCCCTATCCGCCGCGGCTCGCGCGCCTGGAGGAGCTGGAGCAGGCGCTGCGCGCCGCGGGTGACCTTCCGGGCCGGACCCTCGGCGGCGCCCGGGTGGTCGGCGAGGGCGGCGCCGTATGGCTCTTCCGCGAGTTCGGACGGGGCGGCGCGCCGGCCCTGGACCTCGCGCCCGGCGCATCGGCGCTCTGGGACGGCCGCTTCGATCTCGTTCTTTCGTCCGAGGCGCCCGAACCGGTCCACGTCGCCCCGGCGCCTCCCGCGCTGGTCCGCCGGCTCCGCCCCGCGATCCGCGGCCCGGAGCGGCTCGCGCTCGCCACCCTCCCGGCTTTCTTCCGAAACGGTGCGGTTGCGGCCGTTCCTGCGCTCGGGCACTGGACGAACGCCCTTTCACCTGCGCATCTGAGCGTCCGCCCCGCCGCCGTCGCGGGCGGTCCGGCCTTCCCGGCAGGCGGCCATTTCGAGGCCGGACCGGAACACGGGTCCGGCGGGTAA
- a CDS encoding antibiotic biosynthesis monooxygenase family protein: MIVRIWFGWTTPENADLYEGLLRAEIFPGILARKVPGFRSIELLRREAGDEVEFATIMRFDSFEAVKAFSGEDYEAAVVPPKARAVLKRFDARSRHFDAVTALDA; this comes from the coding sequence ATGATCGTGCGCATCTGGTTCGGCTGGACCACCCCGGAGAATGCCGACCTCTACGAAGGCCTGCTCCGCGCGGAGATCTTCCCCGGCATCCTGGCCCGCAAGGTGCCGGGCTTCCGGTCGATCGAACTCCTGCGCCGCGAGGCCGGAGACGAGGTCGAGTTCGCCACGATCATGCGGTTCGACTCCTTCGAGGCCGTGAAGGCCTTCTCGGGAGAGGACTACGAGGCCGCGGTGGTGCCCCCGAAGGCGCGCGCCGTCCTGAAGCGCTTCGACGCCCGCTCCCGCCATTTCGACGCGGTCACGGCGCTCGACGCCTGA
- the ybgF gene encoding tol-pal system protein YbgF, with protein MPRLLLALALLLPASLAAVGAARAQDLFGFGNNADQAQRRQAELNLKIQQLEGQMRQLNGQLEQLTFSIRQLQETMGRMQKDYEFRIQELENAGAGAGRAKAAPPKRTELQPAPSPPSGGVPVAAPPGQATLEDDDDGPLAAPGPGPSPPRPIGPAQAAGVAPGGYPRAGPGAPPAVIGQIPASEDPIGGVIGRGGPLDLSARPGVPPPASDLPPGVNLGPAAPQRSAGVPTVPPRYQNVPPVASPRDEYDAAYGYILNGEYELAETSFRTFLANHPTDRRIGNAQYWLGESFYARSMFREAADAFLKSYTQFPDGAKAPDSLLKLGLSLQGLGERKAACATYDELVVKYPKASKQLRDRAQAEKVRAKC; from the coding sequence GTGCCGCGCCTCCTCCTCGCCCTCGCGCTCCTCCTGCCCGCCTCGCTCGCCGCGGTCGGGGCGGCCCGTGCCCAGGATCTCTTTGGCTTCGGCAACAACGCCGACCAGGCTCAGCGCCGCCAGGCCGAGCTGAACCTGAAGATCCAGCAACTCGAGGGCCAGATGCGCCAGCTGAACGGCCAGCTGGAGCAGCTCACCTTCTCGATCCGCCAACTTCAGGAGACCATGGGGCGGATGCAGAAGGACTACGAGTTCCGCATCCAGGAGCTCGAGAACGCCGGTGCCGGTGCCGGCCGCGCCAAGGCCGCGCCGCCGAAGCGCACCGAACTCCAGCCCGCGCCGTCGCCCCCGTCCGGCGGGGTGCCGGTCGCGGCTCCGCCCGGCCAGGCCACGCTGGAGGACGACGACGATGGGCCGCTTGCTGCCCCCGGACCGGGGCCGTCTCCGCCCCGGCCGATCGGCCCGGCGCAGGCGGCCGGCGTCGCCCCGGGCGGCTACCCGCGCGCCGGTCCCGGCGCGCCCCCCGCCGTGATCGGACAGATCCCGGCTTCGGAGGATCCGATCGGGGGCGTCATCGGCCGCGGCGGCCCGCTCGACCTCTCGGCCCGGCCAGGTGTCCCGCCGCCCGCCTCGGATCTGCCCCCCGGCGTCAACCTCGGTCCCGCCGCGCCGCAGCGCTCCGCCGGCGTCCCGACGGTTCCGCCGCGCTACCAGAACGTCCCCCCCGTCGCGAGCCCGCGCGACGAATACGACGCCGCCTACGGCTACATCCTGAACGGCGAGTACGAGCTCGCCGAGACGAGCTTCCGTACCTTCCTGGCCAACCACCCGACCGACCGGCGGATCGGCAACGCCCAGTACTGGCTGGGCGAGAGCTTCTATGCCCGGAGCATGTTCCGCGAAGCCGCGGATGCCTTCCTGAAGAGCTACACCCAGTTTCCCGACGGCGCGAAGGCCCCCGACAGCCTCCTGAAGCTCGGCCTCAGCCTGCAGGGCCTCGGCGAGCGCAAGGCCGCCTGCGCCACCTACGATGAGCTCGTCGTCAAGTACCCCAAGGCCTCCAAGCAGCTGCGCGACCGCGCCCAGGCCGAGAAAGTCCGTGCCAAGTGCTGA
- a CDS encoding phosphoserine transaminase — translation MTATVRPGSRPAIPHFSSGPCAKRPGWSVAALKDALVGRSHRSKPGKARLQQAIDLTREILGVPADYRIGIVPASDTGAVEMAMWSMLGARGVDMLAWESFGEGWVTDVQKQLKLADCRIFTAPYGELPDLAKVDTRTRDVVFTWNGTTSGVRVPNADWIAADREGLTICDATSAAFAQDLDWAKLDVVTFSWQKVLGGEAAHGMIVLSPRAVERLLTYKPAWPLPKIFRLTSGGKLIEGVFVGETINTPSMLAVEDYIDALLWAKSVGGLKGLMARADANAGVIADWVARTPWVGHLAKVEAERSNTSVCLVVTDPDVVSRGADAVAAVAKGIVTVLEAEKVGFDFGAYRDAPAGLRIWCGATVEAADLKVFTEWLDWAFAEAKAALPKAA, via the coding sequence ATGACCGCGACAGTACGCCCGGGCTCCAGGCCCGCGATCCCCCATTTCTCGTCTGGTCCCTGCGCCAAGCGCCCCGGCTGGTCCGTGGCGGCGCTGAAGGACGCCCTGGTCGGCCGTTCGCACCGGTCCAAGCCCGGCAAGGCCAGGCTCCAGCAGGCGATCGACCTCACCCGCGAGATCCTCGGCGTCCCCGCCGACTACCGGATCGGCATCGTGCCCGCCTCCGACACCGGTGCGGTCGAGATGGCGATGTGGTCCATGCTCGGCGCCCGCGGCGTCGACATGCTGGCCTGGGAGTCCTTCGGCGAGGGCTGGGTCACCGACGTGCAGAAGCAGCTGAAGCTCGCCGACTGCCGCATCTTCACGGCCCCCTACGGCGAACTGCCCGACCTCGCCAAGGTCGACACGCGCACCCGCGACGTCGTCTTCACCTGGAACGGCACCACCTCGGGAGTCCGCGTCCCGAACGCCGACTGGATCGCTGCCGACCGCGAGGGTCTCACAATCTGCGACGCCACCTCGGCGGCCTTCGCTCAGGACCTCGACTGGGCCAAGCTCGACGTCGTCACCTTCTCCTGGCAGAAGGTCCTCGGCGGCGAAGCCGCGCACGGCATGATCGTGCTCTCCCCGCGCGCGGTCGAGCGTCTCCTCACCTACAAGCCCGCCTGGCCGCTGCCCAAGATCTTCCGCCTGACGTCCGGCGGCAAGCTGATCGAGGGCGTCTTCGTCGGCGAGACCATCAACACGCCCTCCATGCTGGCCGTCGAGGACTACATCGACGCGCTCCTCTGGGCGAAGTCGGTCGGCGGCCTGAAGGGCTTGATGGCCCGCGCCGACGCCAACGCCGGTGTCATCGCGGACTGGGTCGCCCGCACGCCCTGGGTCGGCCACCTCGCCAAGGTCGAGGCCGAGCGGTCGAACACCTCCGTGTGCCTCGTCGTGACCGATCCCGACGTCGTCTCGCGCGGGGCCGATGCCGTGGCGGCGGTCGCCAAGGGCATCGTCACCGTCCTCGAGGCCGAGAAGGTCGGCTTCGACTTCGGCGCCTACCGGGACGCCCCCGCGGGCCTTCGCATCTGGTGCGGCGCGACCGTCGAGGCGGCGGACCTGAAGGTCTTCACCGAATGGCTCGACTGGGCCTTCGCGGAGGCCAAGGCCGCCCTCCCCAAGGCGGCGTGA
- a CDS encoding outer membrane protein, giving the protein MRRPAHIAAVLATALIAAPAFAADYAAPRIDAPSVIPPEEIGTGWYLRGDISYDKMTVGSISAGFPGTTIKSPHANSEFSFGGGFGFKFNDWLRVDLTADYSKRSVDWRRTGGCYGFTCPGGSVNRGDLTMIPILANVYADLGNWGGITPYIGGGLGFAVMSLAHQGGSWSTGVTTVPGASYSNYSIGFDSYSRSTLAAAGMAGLSYDMGSGLQFDLGYRYLWVKDAKGGTSHYEGTTVTNPVGGVGGGTTNLNVRSGSNNGVTMKDIGVQQIRLGMRYFVY; this is encoded by the coding sequence ATGCGTAGGCCCGCCCACATCGCCGCCGTCCTCGCCACTGCGCTGATCGCCGCTCCGGCGTTCGCGGCCGACTACGCCGCGCCTCGGATCGACGCGCCCTCCGTCATCCCGCCGGAGGAGATCGGCACCGGCTGGTACCTGCGCGGCGACATCAGCTACGACAAGATGACGGTCGGCTCGATCTCCGCCGGCTTCCCGGGAACGACGATCAAGTCGCCGCACGCCAACTCGGAATTCTCCTTTGGCGGCGGCTTCGGCTTCAAGTTCAACGACTGGCTCCGGGTGGACCTGACCGCCGACTACTCGAAGCGCTCCGTCGACTGGCGCCGGACGGGCGGCTGCTACGGCTTCACCTGCCCGGGCGGATCGGTGAACCGCGGCGACCTGACCATGATCCCGATCCTCGCCAACGTCTACGCGGACCTCGGTAACTGGGGCGGCATCACTCCCTATATCGGCGGCGGCCTCGGCTTCGCGGTGATGAGCCTCGCCCATCAGGGCGGGTCCTGGTCGACCGGCGTGACCACCGTGCCGGGCGCCTCCTACAGCAACTATTCCATCGGCTTCGACAGCTACAGCCGCTCGACGCTGGCGGCGGCCGGCATGGCCGGCCTCTCCTACGACATGGGCAGCGGCCTGCAGTTCGACCTCGGCTACCGTTATCTCTGGGTCAAGGACGCCAAGGGCGGCACCTCGCACTACGAGGGCACGACCGTCACCAACCCGGTCGGCGGCGTCGGCGGCGGCACGACGAACCTCAATGTCCGCTCCGGCTCGAACAACGGCGTCACCATGAAGGACATCGGCGTCCAGCAGATCCGACTCGGCATGCGCTACTTCGTATACTGA
- the ftsH gene encoding ATP-dependent zinc metalloprotease FtsH, producing the protein MNANFRNFALWVVIGLLLIALFQLFQNPGRGSSANEIPFSQFLDEVENGRVKQVTITDQQVSGVYANSGGSFQTYAPRDSQYVDLLRRKEVVIQARPAGENFSLVSALISWFPMLLIIGIWLFVMRQMQGSGGKAMGFGKSKAKLLTEAHGRVTFDDVAGIDEAKEDLQEIVEFLRDPQKFQRLGGRIPRGVLLVGPPGTGKTLTARAVAGEANVPFFTISGSDFVEMFVGVGASRVRDMFEQAKKNAPCIIFIDEIDAVGRHRGAGLGGGNDEREQTLNQLLVEMDGFEPNEGIIIIAATNRPDVLDPALLRPGRFDRQIVVSNPDVIGREKILKVHVRKVPLAPDVDLKVLARGTPGFSGADLMNLVNEAALLAARRSKRIVTMQEFEDAKDKIMMGAERRSSVMTQEEKELTAYHEAGHAILALNVPSADPLHKATIIPRGRALGMVMQLPEGDRYSYRYKWMTSRLAIMMGGRVAEEITFGKENITSGAQSDIEQATKLARAMVTRWGFSDELGTVAYGENQEEVFLGYSMGRTQNISEATSQTIDREVRRLIDQAYSEARRILTEKHDDFVALAKGLLEYETLSGDEIKELIAGNPPHRDSGDKQPTSRASAVPTAGAKPRDQKGGEPEGGVAPQPS; encoded by the coding sequence ATGAACGCCAATTTCCGGAACTTCGCCCTCTGGGTGGTCATCGGCCTCCTTCTGATCGCACTCTTCCAGCTGTTCCAGAATCCGGGCCGCGGATCGAGCGCGAACGAGATTCCCTTCTCGCAATTCCTGGACGAAGTCGAGAACGGTCGCGTCAAACAGGTGACCATCACCGACCAGCAGGTGAGCGGCGTCTACGCCAATTCCGGCGGCTCCTTCCAGACCTACGCGCCGCGCGACAGCCAATACGTGGACCTGTTGCGCCGCAAGGAGGTCGTCATCCAGGCCCGCCCGGCCGGCGAGAACTTCAGCCTCGTGAGCGCGCTCATCTCCTGGTTCCCGATGCTGCTCATCATCGGCATCTGGCTCTTCGTCATGCGGCAGATGCAAGGATCCGGCGGCAAGGCCATGGGCTTCGGCAAGTCCAAGGCCAAGCTCCTGACCGAGGCCCACGGCCGGGTCACCTTCGACGACGTCGCCGGCATCGACGAGGCCAAGGAGGACCTGCAGGAGATCGTGGAGTTCCTTCGCGACCCCCAGAAATTCCAGCGCCTCGGCGGCCGCATCCCGCGCGGCGTGCTCCTCGTCGGCCCGCCCGGCACCGGCAAGACCCTGACCGCCCGCGCGGTCGCCGGCGAGGCGAACGTGCCCTTCTTCACCATCTCGGGCTCCGACTTCGTCGAGATGTTCGTCGGTGTGGGCGCCAGCCGCGTGCGCGACATGTTCGAGCAGGCGAAGAAGAACGCCCCCTGCATCATCTTCATCGACGAGATCGACGCGGTCGGCCGCCATCGCGGCGCCGGCCTGGGCGGCGGCAACGACGAGCGCGAGCAGACCCTGAACCAGCTCCTTGTCGAGATGGACGGCTTCGAGCCGAACGAGGGGATCATCATCATCGCGGCCACCAACCGGCCGGACGTGCTGGACCCCGCGCTCCTGCGTCCGGGCCGCTTCGACCGGCAAATCGTGGTGTCCAACCCGGACGTGATCGGCCGCGAGAAGATCCTCAAGGTCCACGTCCGCAAGGTCCCGCTCGCTCCCGACGTCGACCTGAAGGTCCTCGCCCGCGGCACCCCCGGCTTCTCCGGCGCCGACCTGATGAACCTCGTCAACGAGGCCGCCCTCCTGGCCGCCCGCCGCTCCAAGCGGATCGTGACCATGCAGGAGTTCGAGGACGCCAAGGACAAGATCATGATGGGCGCCGAGCGCCGCTCCTCCGTGATGACCCAGGAGGAGAAGGAGCTCACCGCCTATCACGAGGCCGGCCACGCCATCCTGGCGCTGAACGTCCCCTCGGCCGATCCGCTCCACAAGGCGACCATCATCCCGCGCGGTCGTGCGCTCGGCATGGTCATGCAGCTGCCCGAGGGCGACCGCTATTCCTACCGCTACAAGTGGATGACCTCGCGCCTCGCCATCATGATGGGTGGCCGCGTCGCCGAGGAGATCACCTTCGGCAAGGAGAACATCACCTCCGGCGCCCAGTCCGACATCGAGCAGGCGACCAAGCTCGCCCGCGCGATGGTGACCCGCTGGGGCTTCTCCGACGAGCTCGGAACGGTGGCCTACGGCGAGAACCAGGAGGAGGTGTTCCTCGGCTACTCCATGGGCCGCACCCAGAACATCTCCGAGGCGACCTCGCAGACAATCGACCGCGAGGTGCGCCGCCTGATCGACCAGGCCTACTCGGAGGCCCGCCGCATCCTGACGGAGAAGCACGACGACTTTGTCGCGCTCGCCAAGGGCCTGCTCGAGTACGAGACCCTGTCGGGCGACGAGATCAAGGAGCTGATCGCCGGCAACCCGCCGCACCGCGACTCTGGCGACAAGCAGCCGACCTCGCGCGCCTCGGCCGTGCCGACCGCCGGCGCCAAGCCGCGCGACCAGAAGGGCGGCGAGCCGGAAGGCGGCGTCGCGCCCCAGCCGAGCTGA